The Pseudogulbenkiania sp. MAI-1 sequence AATTCTCAAGGTATTGATTTTCAATCGTAATCCGGGAGGTGGCGCCATGCGCAGACGGATTTACTACCTTATCCCCGATCTCGCCAATGCCCAGCGGCTGATGAACGATCTGCTGCTGGCCCGGATCGAGGAAAAACACATTCATTTTCTCGCCAAGGAAGGCGTCGACCTGTCCAGTCTGCACCGCGCCAACCTGTTCCAGGAGTCCGATATCGTCCACAGCGCCGAAATGGGGCTGATCATCGGCGGCGCTACCGGCTTGATCTCGGGACTGGTGGCCGCCTTGTTTATCCTGGCCGACAGCGGCTTGCCGTGGGGCGGGGTGGTGCTGGTGACCTTTCTGATCGGCGCCGTGTTCGGGCCCTGGGCGGCGAGCATGATCGGCTGCTCGGTGCCCAACAGCCGGCTCAAGCCGTTCCGCGAGGCCATCGACAAGGGCCAGATCCTGCTGATGGTGGACGTGCCGGCCAGCGAGGTCGAAGACATCGAGGCCCTGCTGCGGAAAATCCATCCGGAGGCCCACCTGGAAGGCGTGGAGCCGACGATTCCGGCTTTCCCGTAAGGCCAGGATGGCCGCTTGACGGCCGAGACAGCAGCTCATCTCGCCCAAACGAACGGCGGGGCGTCATCGCCCCGCCGTTGTCACAAAAAGTTATCTTGAGCTAAGTCGTTGTACCGCTTCCTGAAGGGGGCGGCCTTAATCGGTCTGTGACCATCACGGCGCCGCATCGATCCGGGCCAGCGCCCGCCCTATCGACTCGGCATCGTCCGGTCGCACCAGCCGCGCCACTTCCTGGCCGTCGCGCAGGAAGACCAGCGTCGGCCACAGCTTCACCCCGAACGAACGCCCCAGGCGCCGGCCCCGGCCATCCTCGATCTTGATGTGACGTACCCCCGGATGGGCGGCGAGAGCGGTGGCGAGCAGCGGCTGGGCGGCCTGGCAGTGGCCGCACCACGGCGCGCCGAATTCGAGCAGCACCGGGCCCGCCAACGCGTCGATCTCGGCGCGCGGCGGCTCGCTCCAGGCATAGTCAGTGTTCATGGCCATGTGTTTTCTCGGGGCGAGCGATTGGCCGCCACAGCAGGGGATAAGGAAGGACGATAGCGTATTCTCCCGCCGAGCGGCCAACGATGCGCCATGGCACCTTTGGGCCTCGGCCTAGGAAACCCCTCAATCATATTCTAGTGTGGTAACTGGTTGCACCAACAAAGGGCCTGCCGTGAGCGGAGCACTGATTACACACTGGGAACCTGAAGACGCACGATTCTGGGACCGACAAGGCTCGCATATCGCACGCCGTAATCTGTGGATATCGATCCTGTGCCTGATCCTGGCATTCTCGACCTGGGTGATCTGGAGCATCGTGGTGCTCAAGATGCCCGCACTCGGTTTTCCCTACAGCAAGGCCCAGCTTTTCATGCTGACCGCCTTGCCGTCGCTGTCCGGTGCGACGCTGCGCATTTTCTACAGCTTCCTGCCCGCCATGATCGGCGGCAGGAAATGGACGGCCATTTCGACCGGCTTGTTGCTGATTCCGTCCGTCTGGCTGGGATTCGCGGTCCAGGACACGAGCACGCCCTATGGGGTCATGTTGGCCATCGCGCTGTTGTGCGGCTTCGGGGGCGGAAATTTTTCCAGCTCGATGGCCAACATCGGTTTTTTCTACCCGCAGGCGCAAAAAGGCTACGCCAATGGCCTGAACGCCGGGCTCGGCAATCTGGGGGTCTCGCTGACGCAGTTTCTCGTGCCGATCGTTATCGGCATCGACCTGTTCGGCCCGTGGGGCGGTGAGCCGCTGCGTTATGCGCAGGAGGGCAGCGAACACGCCGTATGGCTGCAGAACGCGGGGTTTATCTGGGTTCTTCCCATCGCCGTGGCCATGCTGGTCGCATGGTTCGGTATGAACGACATCGCCTCCGCACGGGCATCGTTTCGTGAACAAGCCGCCATTTTCCGTCGCCCCCACATGTGGCTGCTGTGCTGGCTCTATCTGGGCACCTTCGGTAGTTATATCGGTTTTGCCGCAGGGTTTGCCTTGTTGGCCAATACCCAGTTCCCGCAGATAAGGGTGACCGACTACGCCTTCATCGGCCCCTTGATCGGCGCGCTGGTGCGTCCTGTCGGCGGCTGGCTGGCCGACCGTATCGGCGGCGCGCGGGTGTCGCTGGTCGTGTTCGGCGCCATGGTGCTGGCGACCTTCGGCGTGCTGGGATTCCTGCCAGGGAGACTGTCCGACGGCACACCGGCCGGGGGCAATTTCTGGGGGTTTTTCCTGACATTCCAGCTGCTGTTCCTGCTCTCGGGAATCGGCAATGGTTCGGTGTTCCGCATGATCCCCGTGGTGTTCGCCGCGCTGAGCCTGCGCGAAGCCAAGGGCGACGGCGAGGCAGCGCAGCGTGAGGCCCGGCTCCATGGCGTGACCGAGTCCGCGGCGGCAACCGGCTTCGCCGGCGCCATCGGTGCCTACGGCGGTTTTGTCATTCCAAACGGATTCGGCGCCTCGATGAACCTCACCGGCAGCGCGGAACAGGCACTGTACGTCTTCATGCTGTTCTACCTGAGCTGCGCAGTGATCTGCTGGGCGTTTTACGCGAGAAAGCACGCCAGCCTGCCCTGTTGAACGGCGGCCGGCACCAAGGAGGAGGACCCCTCATGAGCCACTTTCTGGATCGTCTGAGCTTTTTCACCCGTCCCCGCGAGCCGTATGCCGACGGTCACGGCGAGGTGCGGGAAGAGGACCGCGACTGGGAGGCGGCCTACCGGCAGCGCTGGCAGCACGACAAGTTCGTACGCTCCACGCACGGCGTGAACTGTACCGGCTCCTGCAGCTGGAAGATCTACGTCAAGGGCGGCATCGTTACCTGGGAGACGCAGCAGACCGATTATCCGCGCACCCGCCCCGGTATGCCCAACCATGAGCCGCGTGGCTGCTCGCGCGGGGCGTCGTACAGCTGGTATCTGTACAGCGCCAACCGGCTCAAGTACCCGATGATCCGAGGACGTCTGGTGCGATTGTGGCGCGAGGCGCGCAAGACGCTGGATCCGGTGGCGGCATGGGCCACGATCGTTGAAGACCCGCAACGCGTGAACGACTACAAGTCCATCCGCGGTCGCGGCGGTTTCGTCCGGGTGAGCTGGGACGAGGCAACCGAGCTCGTCGCCGCGGCCAACGTGTACACCATCAAGCACCACGGCCCGGACCGCGTGGTCGGCTTCTCGCCGATTCCGGCCATGTCCATGGTCAGCTACGCCGCCGGCTCCCGCTACCTGAGCCTGATCGGCGGCACGCTGCTGTCATTCTACGACTGGTATTGCGATCTGCCGCCGGCCAGCCCGCAGACCTGGGGCGAGCAGACCGATGTGCCGGAATCGGCCGACTGGTACAACTCGGCGTACATCATCGCCTGGGGTTCCAACGTCCCGCAGACGCGCACCCCCGACGCGCATTTCTTTGTCGAGGCCCGTTACAACGGCACCAAGGTGGTGGCGATCACGCCGGACTACTCCGAGGTCGCCAAACTCTCCGATCTCTGGCTGCACCCCAAACAGGGCACCGATGCGGCGCTCGGCATGGCGATGGGCCACGTCATCCTCCGCGAGTTCCATCTCGAACGGCAGGTTCCCTATTTCGACGATTACTGCCGCCGGCTGACCGATCTGCCGCTGCTGGTGACGCTGGAGCGGCGCGGCGACCACTTCGTGCCCGACCGCTATCTTCGGGCCAGCGATTTTCCCGACCAGCTCGGCCAGGGCAACAACCCGGAATGGAAAACCGTCGGCATCGACCGGAACAGCGGCCACTATGCCGTGCCGCAGGGGGCGATCGGTTTCCGCTGGGGCCAGCAGCTGGGCGGGGATCTCGGCAAGTGGAATCTCGAACAAAAAGACGGCTCCGATGGCCGCGACCTCGATCTCGCCCTGACGCTGATCGACCGCCGAGACGAGGTGGCAACGGTGGCCTTTCCCTATTTCGGCGCGGTCGAACACCCGCGGTTCCAGCACAACGAGCAGGGCGGCAACGTGTTGCGGCGTCATGTCCCTGTGAAGCGCTTGGAGCAGAACGGAGAGACCGTTCATGTCGCAACCGTTTTCGATCTGCTCTGTGCCCAGTACGGGCTGGACCGTGGGCTGGGAGGAGCGGCCGCCCGCGATTACGACGACGACGTGCCGTATACGCCGAAATGGCAGGAATCCATTACCGGCGTACCGGCAGAACAGGTGGTCGCCGTCGCGCGCCAGTTTGCCGAGACCGCCGAGCGTACCCAGGGCCGGTCCATGATCATCATCGGCGCCGCGATGAACCACTGGTACCACCAGGACATGAACTACCGGGCCGCCATCAACATGCTGATGCTGTGCGGCTGTGTCGGCGTGTCCGGCGGCGGCTGGGCGCACTACGTCGGCCAGGAGAAGCTACGCCCGCAGACCGGCTGGACGGCGCTGGCCTTCGCCCTCGACTGGGTGCGGCCGCCGCGGCACATGAACGGCACCTCGTTCTTCTACGCGCATACCGATCAGTGGCGGTACGAGCAGCTCCATATCGGCGAGCTGCTCTCGCCGCTGGCCGATCCGGCCCGCTATGGCGGCAGCCTGATCGACTTCAACGTCCGTGCCGAGCGCATGGGCTGGCTGCCTTCGTCGCCCCAGATCGATCGCAACCCCCTGTCCATTGCCGGCGCGGCGCGCGCGGCCGGGCTGGATGCCAAGGACTACCTGGTCCGCGAACTCAAGTCGGGCGCGGTGCATTTTGCCTGCGAAGATCCGGACAATCCCAAGAACTTCCCGCGCAACCTGTTCGTCTGGCGCTCGAACCTGTTCGGCTCCTCCGGCAAGGGGCACGAGTACTTTCTCCGTCACTTTGCCGGGGCGCAACATGGCATGCAGGGTGCCGACCTGGGCGAAACCGGCGGCGCCAAGCCGGAAGAGGTGGTCTGGCACGAGAAAGCGCCGGAAGGAAAGCTTGACCTGATCACCGTGCTCGACTTCCGCATGTCCACGACCTGCCTGTACGCCGACGTCGTGCTGCCGACCGCCACCTGGTACGAGAAGAACGACCTCAATACCTCGGACATGCATCCCTTCATTCATCCGCTGTCGGCGGCGGTCGATCCTATCTGGCAAACACGGAGCGATTGGGAGATCTACAAGGCCATCGCCAGGAAATTTTCCGAACTGGTGCCGGGACACCTCGGCGTCGAGCAGGACGTCGTGCTGCAACCGCTGCAGCACGATACCCCGGCGGAAATCGCCCAACCCTACGGAGTGAGAGACTGGAAAAAGGGCGAGTGCGATCTGCTGCCCGGCAAGACCGCGCCCAACATCATCGTGGTCGAGCGAGACTATCCCAACACCTACAAACGCTTTACCGCCCTCGGGCCACTGATGCACAAGCTCGGCAACGGCGGCAAGGGTATTGGCTGGGACACCGGGACCGAGGTCGAAGGGCTGGGCCGGCTCAACCGCATCGTGTCCGAGGAAGGGCCGACCCAAGGCTTGCCGCGCATCGAGACCGACATCGATGCCGCCGAGGTGATCATGTCGCTGGCGCCGGAGACCAACGGCGAAGTGGCGGTCAAGGCATGGCAGGCGCTGGAGAAGTTCACCGGGCGCGAGCATGCGCATCTTGCCGATGTGCG is a genomic window containing:
- a CDS encoding nitrate reductase subunit alpha; amino-acid sequence: MSHFLDRLSFFTRPREPYADGHGEVREEDRDWEAAYRQRWQHDKFVRSTHGVNCTGSCSWKIYVKGGIVTWETQQTDYPRTRPGMPNHEPRGCSRGASYSWYLYSANRLKYPMIRGRLVRLWREARKTLDPVAAWATIVEDPQRVNDYKSIRGRGGFVRVSWDEATELVAAANVYTIKHHGPDRVVGFSPIPAMSMVSYAAGSRYLSLIGGTLLSFYDWYCDLPPASPQTWGEQTDVPESADWYNSAYIIAWGSNVPQTRTPDAHFFVEARYNGTKVVAITPDYSEVAKLSDLWLHPKQGTDAALGMAMGHVILREFHLERQVPYFDDYCRRLTDLPLLVTLERRGDHFVPDRYLRASDFPDQLGQGNNPEWKTVGIDRNSGHYAVPQGAIGFRWGQQLGGDLGKWNLEQKDGSDGRDLDLALTLIDRRDEVATVAFPYFGAVEHPRFQHNEQGGNVLRRHVPVKRLEQNGETVHVATVFDLLCAQYGLDRGLGGAAARDYDDDVPYTPKWQESITGVPAEQVVAVARQFAETAERTQGRSMIIIGAAMNHWYHQDMNYRAAINMLMLCGCVGVSGGGWAHYVGQEKLRPQTGWTALAFALDWVRPPRHMNGTSFFYAHTDQWRYEQLHIGELLSPLADPARYGGSLIDFNVRAERMGWLPSSPQIDRNPLSIAGAARAAGLDAKDYLVRELKSGAVHFACEDPDNPKNFPRNLFVWRSNLFGSSGKGHEYFLRHFAGAQHGMQGADLGETGGAKPEEVVWHEKAPEGKLDLITVLDFRMSTTCLYADVVLPTATWYEKNDLNTSDMHPFIHPLSAAVDPIWQTRSDWEIYKAIARKFSELVPGHLGVEQDVVLQPLQHDTPAEIAQPYGVRDWKKGECDLLPGKTAPNIIVVERDYPNTYKRFTALGPLMHKLGNGGKGIGWDTGTEVEGLGRLNRIVSEEGPTQGLPRIETDIDAAEVIMSLAPETNGEVAVKAWQALEKFTGREHAHLADVREDEKIRYRDIQAQPRKIISSPTWSGIESEHVSYTAGYTNVHELIPWRTLTGRQQFYQDHPWMRDFGEGFASYRPPIDTRSVAPLVGKKPNGHPEVVLNFITPHQKWGIHSTYTDNLIMLTLSRGGPIVWLSEVDAQKGGIVDNDWIELYNLNGAIAARAVVSQRVKEGMCMMYHAQEKIVNVPGSEITGHRGGIHNSVTRAVLKPTHMIGGYAHLAYGFNYYGTVGSNRDEFVIVRKMDKVDWMDTSLAARGERS
- a CDS encoding thioredoxin family protein, with the protein product MNTDYAWSEPPRAEIDALAGPVLLEFGAPWCGHCQAAQPLLATALAAHPGVRHIKIEDGRGRRLGRSFGVKLWPTLVFLRDGQEVARLVRPDDAESIGRALARIDAAP
- a CDS encoding NarK family nitrate/nitrite MFS transporter, whose product is MSGALITHWEPEDARFWDRQGSHIARRNLWISILCLILAFSTWVIWSIVVLKMPALGFPYSKAQLFMLTALPSLSGATLRIFYSFLPAMIGGRKWTAISTGLLLIPSVWLGFAVQDTSTPYGVMLAIALLCGFGGGNFSSSMANIGFFYPQAQKGYANGLNAGLGNLGVSLTQFLVPIVIGIDLFGPWGGEPLRYAQEGSEHAVWLQNAGFIWVLPIAVAMLVAWFGMNDIASARASFREQAAIFRRPHMWLLCWLYLGTFGSYIGFAAGFALLANTQFPQIRVTDYAFIGPLIGALVRPVGGWLADRIGGARVSLVVFGAMVLATFGVLGFLPGRLSDGTPAGGNFWGFFLTFQLLFLLSGIGNGSVFRMIPVVFAALSLREAKGDGEAAQREARLHGVTESAAATGFAGAIGAYGGFVIPNGFGASMNLTGSAEQALYVFMLFYLSCAVICWAFYARKHASLPC